Below is a genomic region from Actinoallomurus bryophytorum.
TTACCGTCGGTTAAGGTCTGGAAACCGGACCTTTTCCCTCCTATGCTGCGGTGAGCATTATCCGCACCCCACAGGAGGGTCTGCCGGTGACCGAGGGACACGTTGATTTTCGCGGCTACCGGACGTGGTACCGCGTGACCGGATCGCTGGACGCGGACAAGGCCCCTCTCGTCGTGGTGCACGGTGGTCCCGGCTGCACGCACGACTACCTCGACTCCCTCACCGGCCTGGCCGACACGGGCCGGGCGGTCATCCACTACGACCAGCTCGGCAACGGCGGGTCCACGCACCTGCCCGACAAGGGCGCGGACTTCTGGACCGTCGACCTGTTCACGGCGGAGCTGGACAACCTCGTCGCCGAGCTGGGTATCGCCGGCCGGTACCACGTCATGGGCCAGTCCTGGGGCGGCATGCTCGCCGCCGAGCACGCCGTGACCCGGCCCGTGGGCCTGCGGTCCGTCGTGATCGCCGACTCGCCGGCCTCGATGGAGCTGTGGCTGGCCGCCGCCAACGGGCTGCGGGAACAGCTCCCCGCCGACGTACAGGCGACACTGCTGCGGCACGAGGAGGCCGGCACGACCGACTCGGAGGAGTACGCGGCGGCGACGCGTGTCTTCTACGACCGTCACGTCTGCCGGATCCCCTGGCCGGAGGAGGTGGCGCGGACGTTCGCGGCGATGGACGAGGACCCGACCGTCTACCACACGATGAACGGACCCAGCGAGTTCCACGTGGTCGGGACGCTGAAGGACTGGACCATCATCGACCGGCTCGACCGCGTCACGGCGCCCGCGCTCCTGATCTCCGGAAGGTACGACGAGGCGACGCCCGAGGTGGTCCAGCCGTACGCCGACCGCATCCCCGACGTGCGGTGGCAGATCTTCGAGAACTCCAGCCACATGCCCCATGTGGAGGAGAAGGACGCCTGCCTGGAGGCCGTCGCCGCCTTCATCGCCGAGCACGACTGAACGAACAAGAGGACTGAATGCACGTCAAGCGCACCGAGACGCACGCCACCTGGGACCGGGACATCGCCCCGATCGCCACGATCACCCCCGGCGACGAGATCACCGTCGAGACGGCCGACGCCGGCGACGGCCAGCTGCACGCCGGCTCGACCGCCGCCGACGTGCCCGGCCTCGACTTCGGCCGGGTCAACCCGGTCACCGGCCCGTTCGCGATCGAGGGCGCGCGGCCGGGCGACGCGCTGGTCATCGACATCCTGGAGATCTCGGTCGGGTCGTGGGGCTGGACCGCCAGCATCCCCGGCTTCGGCCTGCTCGCCGAGGACTTCCCCGACCCGTACCTGCGCATCTCCACGATCGCCGACGGTCGCGCCGAGCTGCTGCCGGGCGTGTCCGTACCGGTCGTGCCGATGATCGGCACCATCGGCGTCGCACCGCCCGAGCCCGGCCCGCACCCGATGGTCCCGCCGAGCCGCTGGGGCGGGAACCTCGACGTCCGCCACATCGGCCCCGGAGCGCGGCTCGTGCTCCCGGTCGGCGTCGACGGCGCGCTGCTCTCCCTGGGAGACGCGCACGCCGCGATGGGCGACGGCGAGGTCGCCGGCACCGGCGTGGAGACCGAGGCGGTCGTGCGGCTGCGCGTCGAGGTGCTCCCCGGCGAGGCGCCGGGCACGCCGATCATCGAGACGCACCCGCGTACCCACCGCACCGGCGCCGCACTGGCGACGACCGGCGTCGGCCCGGACCTGATGGAGGCGGCGAAGGAGGCCACCCGTGCCCTCGTACGTGAGGTCGTACGGCGCACGGGCCTGTCCGCCGCCGACGCGTACCTGCTGGCCAGCGTCGCCGCCGACCTGAAGATTTCCGAAGTGGTCGACATGCCCAACTGGGTGGTGTCCGCGCACCTGGAGCTCGACTACCTGGGCTAGGCGGCTTTCCAGAAATCCAGTCGGTTTCTTTCCACGGGTGTCGATACGGGCCTCGTCCCGCTCGTCGCACTAGTAGGAGAGCCCAACAGGGTTCCTCACGATGGGATGGTCGACATGGCGAAGTATCTGCTCCTCATCCACGGCGACGAGCGGGAGTGGGCCGCGATGTCCGCTCAGGAGCGGCAGGAGCTCGACGAGGGTCATCGCGCCTTCGTCGCGGCGGCCGGGGCGGCGGTCCTCGACGCCCGGGAGCTGGAGCCGGCGAGCGTGGCGACCACGCTGCGCGCGGACCCCGCGGGCCGGCCCACCGCGACGGACGGACCGTTCCTCGAGACCAAGGAGGCGGTGGGCGGCTATTACCTGGTCGAAGCCGGCGACCTCGACGAGGTGATGGGGCTGGCCGCACGGCTGTACGAGGCCTCTGCCGGCCACAGCGGAGTGGAGATCCGCCCGGTCGTGGATCACGGATGAGTGATGAGGTCGTCGCGGCGGTCGCGGATGCGCACCGCCGCGAATGGGCCCGGGTGTTCGCCACCACCGCTCACCTGACCAGGGACCTCGACCTGGCCGAGGAGTGCGTACAGGAGGCGTACGCGCAGGCGTTGCGGAGCTGGGCGTCCTCGGGCGTGCCCGATCGCCCCGGTGCCTGGCTGACGACCGCCGCGCGCAACCAGGCCCGTGATGTGCTGCGCCGCCAGGCGGTGCTCCAGCGGGCACTGCCGCGGCTCGTCGCGGACGAGTCGGTGCCCGGCCCCGAAGACGCCCTCGATGACGACCGCCTGCGGCTCGTCTTCACCTGCTGTCACCCCGCTCTGTCCCGCGACGCCCAGATCGCCGTGACGCTGCGACTGGTGTGCGGGCTGTCGACGGCCGAGGTGGCCCGCGCGTTCCTGGTGCCGGAGTCCACCATGGCCGCGCGGGTCACCCGGGCCAAGAAGAAGATCACCGTGGCCCGGATCCCGTACCGCGTGCCGTCGCCGGACCAGCTCGCCGAACGCGTCGGCGCCGTCCTCGAGGTCGTACACCTGATCTTCACCACCGGCCACACCGCGCCGGTCGGCGCGCGTCTTGTCCGCCGGGACCTGGTGGACTGCGCACTGGGCCTGGCGCGCATGCTGCACCTGCTCATGCCGAATGACGCCGAGATCAGCGCGCTACTCGCACTCATGCTGCTCATCGACGCTCGCACGGGTACTCGACTGTCCGCCACCGGACGGCTCCTGCTGCTCTCGGAGCAGGACCGCACGCGCTGGGACTCCCGGCTGATCGACGAGGGGATCGGCCTGCTGACCGACGCGCTGCGCCGCCGACCGCCGACGAGGTACGCCGTCGAGGCCGCGATCGCCGCGGTGCATGCCGAGGCACCGACGTGGCGGCACACCGACTGGACAGAGATCGTCGGGCTCTACGACGTCCTGCTCCAGCTGTGGCCCTCACCGGTGGTCGAGCTCAACCGCGCCGTGGCCGTAGGCCTGCGGGACGGCCCGCAGGCCGGCCTCGACGCGCTGACGCCGCTGTCCGCCGATCCGGCGCTGGCCGGCTACGGCTACCTCAGCGCCGCCCGCGCCGACTTCCTGCGGCAGCTGCACCAGTGGACACAGGCGGCCGAGGCGTACGAGGAAGCCTTGATCCTCAGCGACAACGACGTCGAACGCGACTTCCTCACCGGGCGGCTCGGCGAGGTCCGGCTCCACCTATGACGGTGAGCACGGCGCTGCCCTTGGTTCCTCGCCGCTTACCGACCGGACTTCTGGTCAGCGGGCCGTGTCCAGAGTGGCACGCTGTTCCGGCGTCAGCTCCAGGTCCACCGCCGCCAGGCTCTCCTCCAGTTGCGCCACGGAGGAGGCGCCGACCAGCGGGAGTACCGGCACCTCGCCGCCCATCAGCCAGGCCAGCACGACCTGGTTGGCGGTGGCGCCGGTCTGTTCGGCCACCGTCTTCAGCGCGGCGCGACGCGAGGGCGTACCGGGATGGTCGAACTCCGGGCCCAGCGGCCGGTCCTCGCGTACGTAGGACCCGGTGAGCAGCGGGGAGTAGGCGACCATGGTGAGCCCGGGGTCGTCGCGCAGGTAGGCGAGCAGGTCCCCGGAGGTCACACCGAGGTCGCCGTCCGGTGACCGCAGGGTCGGCAGGTCGGTCCGCTGGCGCAGGTACGTGTGGTGGTACTGCAAAACCTCATAGCCCGCCAGGCCGGCAGCCTCGGCGAGGTGCCGGGCCCGCTCGACCCGCCAGGACCAGTGGTTGCTCGCGCCGAGCAGGCCGACCGCGCCCTCGGCCACCAGCTCGCCGAACGCCTCGACGGTCTCCTGCAGCGGCACCGAGGGGTCCTCGACGTGCGCGTACAGCAGGTCGAGCCGGTCCATCCCCAGACGTTCGCGACTGCGCTCGGAGGACTCCCTGATGACCTTCGCCGAGAGTCCCTCGATGTCGCGGCTGAGGGAACCGGCTGGGGCGGCCGGCCGCCCGCCGAGCTTGGTGGCGATGACGACCTCGTCGCCGATCCCGCGGTCGCGGCGCCAGCGGCCGAGCAGCGCCTCGCTCTCTCCGCCCTGCGTGCCGTTCACCCAGTACGCGTAGTTGTTGGCGGTGTCGACGAACGTGCCGCCGGCCTCGACGTACCGGTCCAGGATCGCGAACGAGGTCGCCTCGTCGGTGGTCGTGCCGAAGCGCATGGCGCCCAGGCTCAGCACGCTGACCTCGCGACGCGTCGCCGGGCTCAGGCCGATCGTGCGGTAGCGCATGTGTTTCCTCCCGTACGGCCCGTGACTCACGGGCGATGGGAGGGAGTCTGGATCCTAGAGTCGTCTCTAGGTCAAGCCGGCGGCGAGATCGCGGAGGCGGTAGCGCTGGAGCTTGCCGCTGGCCGTCTTCGGCAGCGACGCGGCGAACTCGATCCGGCGCGGGTACTTGTACGGCGCGATGACCGCCTTCACGTGGGACTGCAGCTCGGCGACCTTGGCCGCGTCGCCGGTCACTCCGTCGCGCAGGACGACGAACGCCTGGACGACCGAGCCGCGATCGAGGTCCGGCGCCGCGACCACGGCCGTCTCCATGACATCGGGGTGGCCGAGCAGCGCCTGCTCCACCTCCGGGCCGGCGATGTTGTACCCGGCCGAGATGATCATGTCGTCGCTGCGGGCCTGGAACCAGTAGTAGCCGTCGGCGTCGCGGATGTAGGTGTCACCGGTGATGTTCCAGCCGCCCTGGGAGTACGCCTGCTGGCGGTCGCCGGACAGGTAGCGGCAGCCGGTCGGCCCGGTGACGGCCAGCCGGCCGGGCACGCCGTCGGGCACCGGCGAGCCCTCCTCGTCGAGCACGGCGGCCCGGTAGCCCGGCACCACCCGGCCGGTCGAGCCCGGCCGGATGTCGTCGTCGGCGGCGGAGATGAACACGTGCAGCATCTCGGTGCCGCCGATCCCGTCGATGATCCGGATCCCGGTGGCGCGGTGGAACTCGTCCCATACGGCAGGCGGAAGGTGCTCGCCGGCCGACACACAGCGCCGCAGCCCGGTGAGTGCGGGTGCCTTCCCCGCCGCCAGCATCGCCCGGTACGCGGTCGGCGCGGTGAACAGCGCGGTCACCCCGTGTGCGGCGATCGCGTCGGCGAGCTCGGAGGCGCTCGCCCGCTCCAGGAGCAGCGAGGACGCGCCGGCCCGCAGCGGGAAGACCACGAGCCCGCCGAGGCCGAAGGTGAAGCCGATGGGCGGCGTGCCGGTGAAGACGTCGTCCGGTCGCGGCGCGACCACCCGGGCGGAGAACGTGTCGGCGATGGCGATCACGTCGCGGTGGAAGTGCATGGTGGCCTTGGGCCGCCCGGTGGTGCCGGAGGTGGGGGCCAGGAGGGCGACGTCGTCGGCGGCGGTCGGGACCGCGGGGAACGGCGCGGGTTTCGCGGCGCACCGCGCCTCCAGCTCCCCGCCGTACACCAGGAGGGGAAGCGCGGGCGCCGCGGTCGCCAGGTCCTCGGTGAACCGGTGGTCGCAGATGGCGAGGTCCGGCTCGGTGATCTCGACCAGCGCGGCGATCTCCACCGGCCGCAGCAGCGGCATCGTGGTCACCACGACCCCGCCGGCCTTGAGCACGGCCAGCCACGCCGCGACCAGCCACGGGTTGTTCGGGCCGCGGAGCAGCACGCGGTTCCCCGGCACCAGGCCGTGGTCCTCGACCAGCACCCACGCGAGCTGGTCCACCCGCCGCAGCAGGTCACCGTACGTCCAGGTCTCCGACGGCGTACGCAGGCACGGGCGGTCGGCGCCGAAGCGGCGCACCGACGCGTCCAGCAGCTCCTCGGCGCAGTTCAGCCGCTCGGGATAGGTCAGCTCGGGCAGGTCGAAGTGCAGCTCCGGCCACTGATCGACGGGGGGAAGGCGATCACGGCAGAAGGTGTCGACGTGTGCCGAGGGGGAGAGCGGCATCGCGAGCACCTCTTCCCGGAATGTCCGACTATGCGTACCAGTATTCACTTTCTCTGACGACAGTCAATAGTCCGCGATATGCCGTGATAATCTGCGTCGATATACGTGGCCCGGCGGCTTGGAGGCGGTAGCCATCGCGAGCGAGGCGAACGATCCAGTAGACGCGGCTCCGACGATGGAGGCCTCATGAGTCCGTACCGCGGATCCGTTCCGCTGACCGAGGACTGGCGGCACTTCCGGCTCGAGCGGGCGGACGGCGTCGCGACCGTGACCCTCGACCGCCCGGACAAGCTCAACGCGCTGACCTTCGAGGCGTACGCCGACCTGCGCGACCTGCTCGCCGAGCTGCCGCAGCGCGGTGACACGCGCGTCCTGGTGCTGCGCGGCGAGGGGCGGGCGTTCTGTTCGGGCGGCGACGTCAACGAGATCATCGGCGAGACGCTGAAGATGGGCTCGCGTGAACTGCTGGAGTTCACCCGGATGACCGGCGAGGTCATCCGCGCGATGCGGGAGTGCCCGATCCCCATCATCGTCGCCCTGCACGGCATGGCCGCGGGCGCCGGTTCGGTCATCGCGCTGGCCGCCGACTTCCGCGTCGCGACCCCTGCCGCGCGCTTCGCGTTCCTGTTCACCAAGGTCGGGCTCTCCGGCGCGGACATGGGCGCCGCCTACCTCCTGCCCCGGCTGGTCGGACTAGGCCACGCGACCCGGCTGCTGATGCTCGGTGACACCATCGGCGCCGAGGAGGCCGAGCGCATCGGCCTGATCAGCAGCCTGGTCGAGGACCTGGACGGCGCCGTCGGCGAGCTGGCGGCACGCCTGGCGAGCGGCCCCGCCCAGGCGTACGCGCAGACCAAGTCACTGCTCACCCGCGAACAGGACATGAGCCTGTCCGGCGCACTGGAGCTCGACGCGATGACCCAGGCACTGCTGATGAACGGCCAGGACTACGCGGAGTTCCACGCTGCGTTCAACGCAGGACGCCAGCCCCGCTGGCAGGGCCGCTAGACCCCGCCCGTTCACGCCCCGCCGGTCCGCGCCGCGCCGGTCCGCGCGTCGCTCGTCCGCGCGGTCATCACGCCGCCCCCCGCCCGTCCGCGCCCGCCCCGTCCGTTCAGGCCCTGCCCGCCCGTCCGCGCCCGGTCCGTTCAGGCCCTGCTCGTCCACGCCCCGCCCGTCCGCGCCCGGTCCGTTCAGGCCCTGCTCGTCCGCGCCCCGCCCGTCCGCGCCCGGTCCGTTCAGGCCCTGCTCGTCCGCGCCCCGCCCGTCCGCGCCCGGTCCGTTCAGGCCCTGCTCGTCCGCGCCCCGCCCGTCCGCGCCCGGTCCGTTCAGGCCCTCCTCGTCCGCGCCCCGCCCGTCCGCGCCCGGTCCGTTCAGGCCCTGCTCGTCCGCGCCCCGCCGGTCCGCGCCCCGCCCGTTCACGCCCCGCCCGCCCTGGGGGCGCCGACCCCACTTCTATTGTCCAGGGCTCGGCAAAGGTGCTGGTAGACCCTCAGGACGGGTGTGGATAACTCGGTCGCCAGCGCGCGTGTGCCGTCTTCCGGGTGCCTTCGCGGATCAGCTGGAGTCGCGGTCGCGGGCCCTCGGCGCGGCCGCCCTGCGGTGGGCGGCTGCCCGCGGCGTACGGGTCCGGCCACCGGGCGCCGGGTCCCGCGTAACCCTGCTCGGCCGCCGCGTGCAGGGTCCACTGCGGGTCGTGCAGGTGCGTACGGCCGAGTGCGCACAGGTCGGCGCGGCCGGCCATGATGATGGAGTTCACGTCGTCGTAGGAGGAGATCGCGCCGACCGCGATCACCGCGGTGCCGTACTTGCGGCCGATCTCGTTCCGGATCCGGTCGGCGTACGGGGTCTGGTAGCTGCGCCCGAACGCCGGCGTCTCCTCGCTGACGACCTGCCCGGTCGAGACGTCGATGCCCGCGGCGCCGTGCTCGGCGAACGCCCGCGCGATCTCCACGGAGTCCTCCGCGTCGATCCCGCCGTCGTACCAGTCGGTCGCCGAGATCCGTACGGTGATCGGTCCAGGGAAGACCTCGCGTACGGCGTCGAAGACCTCCAGCGGGTAGCGGAGCCGGGCGGCGAAAGAGCCGCCATAGGCGTCCGTACGCCGGTTCGTCAGCGGCGACAGGAACGACGACAGCAGGTAGCCGTGCGCGCAGTGCAGCTCCAGCAGGTCGAAGCCCGCACGCGCCCCGGCCCGCGCCGAGGCGACGAACTGCTCGCGGATGACGGCGAGCTCGTCCACGCTCAGCGAACGCGGCGTCTGGTTCACCGCCGAGTAGGGGATCGCCGAGGGGCCGCAGACCTCCCAGTTGCCCTCCGGCAGCGGCTGGTCGATGCCCTCCCACATCAGCCGCGTCGAGCCCTTACGCCCGGAGTGCCCTAGTTGCAGGCCGATCTTCGCCGACGTCGAGGCGTGCACGAAGTCCACCACGCGACGCCAGCCGTCCTCGTGCGACGGCGCGTACATGCCCGTACAGCCCGGCGTGATCCGGCCTTCCGGCGACACGCACACCATCTCGGTCATCACCAGCCCGGCCCCGCCGAGCGCCTTGCCGCCCAGGTGCACGAGGTGGAAGTCGCCCGGCACGCCGTCACGGGCGGAGTACATGTCCATCGGGGAGACGATCACGCGGTTGGCCAGCTCCAGCCCGCCCAGCCGGAACGGCTGGAACATCGGCGGCCGTACGTCCGGCAGGCCCGTCGCGAACCAGCGGTCCAGGTCCGCGACGAACTCCGGGTCGCGCATCCGCAGATTGTCATAGGTCACGCGGCGGCTGCGCGTGACGATGTTGAACGCGAACTGCCGCGGATCCTGCTCGGTGTACTGGCCGATGTTCTCGAACCACTCCAGGCTCGCCTGGGCGGCACGCTGGGTCGAGGCGACCACGGGCCGGCGCTCGCTCTCGTACGCGGTCAGGGCCTCCCGTACGCCGGGCTGCTCGTGCAGGCAGGCGGCCAGGGCCAGGGCGTCCTCCATGGCGAGCTTCGTGCCGGACCCGATGGAGAAGTGCGCGGTGTGCGCGGCGTCACCGAGCAGTACGACGTTGCCGTGGTGCCAGGTCTCGCAGCGTACGGCCGTGAAGCTCGTCCACCGGGAGTTGTTGGCGAAGACCTGGTGACCCTCCAGCACCTCGGCGCACAGCGAGCGGATCAACTCGATGGACCGCTCGTCGCTCTGGCCCGGGGCCAGTCCCGAGGCGGTGCTGAAGCCCGCACGCCGCCAGACGTCGTCGTGGACCTCCAGGATGAAGGTGCTCGCGTCGCGGCCGTACGGGTAGCCGTGGATCTGCATGACCCCGGCCGGGGTGTCGAGGATGTGGAACTTGAAGGCGTCGAAGACCAGGTCGGTGCCCAGCCAGATGTACTTGCAGCGCCGCGTCTCCAAGCGAGGCTCGAACGTCGAGGCGTACCGGGCGCGCGCCGTGGAGTTCACCCCGTCGGCCGCGACCACCAGGTCGTGCTCCTCCGACAGCAGCGCCACGTCGGGGGCCTCGGTGCGGTAGTGGACGGTGATCCCGAGACTCGCGCACCGGGCCTGGAGGATGCCGAGCAGCCGCTTGCGGCTCATCGCCGCGAACCCGTGGCCGCCGGAGGTGAACACCGTGTCCCGGTAGTGCACGTCGATGTCGTCCCACCGGGCGAACTCCTGCCGCATGGCCTCGAAGATCTCGGTGTCGGCGTGCTCGATGCCGCCGAGCGTCTCGTCGGAGAAGACCACGCCGAAGCCGAACGTGTCGTCCGGGGCGTTGCGCTCCCAGACGGTGATCTCGTGCCGGGAGTCGAGCTGCTTGGCCAGGGCCGCGAAGTACAGGCCGCCGGGGCCGCCGCCGAGCACCGCGATGCGCACGCCGCCCATCTCCTCCCACATCAAGGTACGCATCGAGGGTATGTCGGAATTCGTACGACCGTCAATCAGACAATATATTGCGTTCTGTTGACGACCGTAACGATGGTTGCCACGCTGTGATCATGACAGCCAGAACGTGCTTGGTCACCGGAGCCGGTCGCGGCATCGGCGGCGTCATCGCGGCCCGGCTCTCCGCCGACGGGCACCGGGTCGCGCTCAACGCCCGTGGCCGCGAGGGGCTCGAGGCCGTCGCCGGGACGCTGCCGGGCCCGTCGCTGGCCGTGCCCGGCGACGTCACCGACCCGGCCGCCGTGGACGAGGTGTTCGGGGCCGTCGAACGCGAGTGGGGGCCGGTCGAGGTGCTCGTGCTGAACGCGGGCACCGGTGTCTCGGCGCCGCTCGCCCGTACGACCGACGAGGACTGGCAGCACATGCTCGACCTCAACCTCACCGCGCCGTTCCGGTTCCTGCGCCGCGCGGTGCCCGCGATGACCGAGCGAGGCTGGGGCCGCGTCGTGGTGATCGCGTCGGTCGCCGCCAAGCGTGGCGCGCCGTACATCAGCGCGTACGCCGCCGCCAAGCACGGCGTGCTGGGCCTCGTGCGTTCCGCCGCAGCGGAGCTGGCCGGCACCGGCGTCACCGTGAACGCGATCTGCCCCGGTTACGTGGACACGCCGATGACCGGGCACACGGTGGCCGGCATCGCCGCCAAGACGGGCCGTACGGAGGAGCAGGCGCGTGCGGCGCTGGTGAGGCAGCAGCCGATCGGCCGGCTGATCACGACCGGCGAGGTCGCGGACGCGGTCGACCTGTGCGTACGCAGCGCCGCCATCACGGGTCAGGGCATCAACGTCGACGGAGGTGCGGTGCAGTCATGATCGAGAGGATCAATCCGCCGGAGCTGGGACGTCCCTCCGGCTTCTCGCACGCGGTCGTCACAGACGCGCACCGGATGGTGTTCCTGGCCGGGCAGACCGCGCTGGACGCGGACGGCCGGATCGTCGGCGACGGCGTCGTCGGGCAGTTCGAGCAGGCCCTGAGCAACGTGCTCACCGCGCTCGCCGCGGCGGGAGGGAGCCCACCCGACCTGGTCGGCATGACCGTCTACATCGTCGACATGGACGACTACCGCGCGCACGCCAGGGAGATCGGCGCCGTGTGGCGCAGGCTCGCCGGCACGGACTACCCGGCGATGGCCGGTATCGGCGTGAGCCGTCTGTGGGATGCCGAGGCGCTGGTCGAGGTGCAGGGCGTCGCCGCGCTCACCCGGTGATCATGCCGGCGACGTACCCGCGCGCGGACTCCTCTAGCCGCGACCTGAGGCTGAAGAACAGATCCGCCGCGCGAATCCCGATCCAGTCCTCGGGGAGGAGCTCGGCGGGCAGGCCGGGGTCGAGATAGGGCAGGCGCCGCCAGTCGGTGAGCACCCGCACGTAGTCGGCGAACGCCTCGCGCGCCTGCGGCGTGCCGCGCCGCCGCCGGGCGGGCGTGTGCGCGTCGAGGAACTC
It encodes:
- a CDS encoding aldo/keto reductase, whose translation is MRYRTIGLSPATRREVSVLSLGAMRFGTTTDEATSFAILDRYVEAGGTFVDTANNYAYWVNGTQGGESEALLGRWRRDRGIGDEVVIATKLGGRPAAPAGSLSRDIEGLSAKVIRESSERSRERLGMDRLDLLYAHVEDPSVPLQETVEAFGELVAEGAVGLLGASNHWSWRVERARHLAEAAGLAGYEVLQYHHTYLRQRTDLPTLRSPDGDLGVTSGDLLAYLRDDPGLTMVAYSPLLTGSYVREDRPLGPEFDHPGTPSRRAALKTVAEQTGATANQVVLAWLMGGEVPVLPLVGASSVAQLEESLAAVDLELTPEQRATLDTAR
- a CDS encoding RidA family protein, with the protein product MIERINPPELGRPSGFSHAVVTDAHRMVFLAGQTALDADGRIVGDGVVGQFEQALSNVLTALAAAGGSPPDLVGMTVYIVDMDDYRAHAREIGAVWRRLAGTDYPAMAGIGVSRLWDAEALVEVQGVAALTR
- a CDS encoding RNA polymerase sigma factor — its product is MSDEVVAAVADAHRREWARVFATTAHLTRDLDLAEECVQEAYAQALRSWASSGVPDRPGAWLTTAARNQARDVLRRQAVLQRALPRLVADESVPGPEDALDDDRLRLVFTCCHPALSRDAQIAVTLRLVCGLSTAEVARAFLVPESTMAARVTRAKKKITVARIPYRVPSPDQLAERVGAVLEVVHLIFTTGHTAPVGARLVRRDLVDCALGLARMLHLLMPNDAEISALLALMLLIDARTGTRLSATGRLLLLSEQDRTRWDSRLIDEGIGLLTDALRRRPPTRYAVEAAIAAVHAEAPTWRHTDWTEIVGLYDVLLQLWPSPVVELNRAVAVGLRDGPQAGLDALTPLSADPALAGYGYLSAARADFLRQLHQWTQAAEAYEEALILSDNDVERDFLTGRLGEVRLHL
- a CDS encoding bifunctional salicylyl-CoA 5-hydroxylase/oxidoreductase; the encoded protein is MRIAVLGGGPGGLYFAALAKQLDSRHEITVWERNAPDDTFGFGVVFSDETLGGIEHADTEIFEAMRQEFARWDDIDVHYRDTVFTSGGHGFAAMSRKRLLGILQARCASLGITVHYRTEAPDVALLSEEHDLVVAADGVNSTARARYASTFEPRLETRRCKYIWLGTDLVFDAFKFHILDTPAGVMQIHGYPYGRDASTFILEVHDDVWRRAGFSTASGLAPGQSDERSIELIRSLCAEVLEGHQVFANNSRWTSFTAVRCETWHHGNVVLLGDAAHTAHFSIGSGTKLAMEDALALAACLHEQPGVREALTAYESERRPVVASTQRAAQASLEWFENIGQYTEQDPRQFAFNIVTRSRRVTYDNLRMRDPEFVADLDRWFATGLPDVRPPMFQPFRLGGLELANRVIVSPMDMYSARDGVPGDFHLVHLGGKALGGAGLVMTEMVCVSPEGRITPGCTGMYAPSHEDGWRRVVDFVHASTSAKIGLQLGHSGRKGSTRLMWEGIDQPLPEGNWEVCGPSAIPYSAVNQTPRSLSVDELAVIREQFVASARAGARAGFDLLELHCAHGYLLSSFLSPLTNRRTDAYGGSFAARLRYPLEVFDAVREVFPGPITVRISATDWYDGGIDAEDSVEIARAFAEHGAAGIDVSTGQVVSEETPAFGRSYQTPYADRIRNEIGRKYGTAVIAVGAISSYDDVNSIIMAGRADLCALGRTHLHDPQWTLHAAAEQGYAGPGARWPDPYAAGSRPPQGGRAEGPRPRLQLIREGTRKTAHARWRPSYPHPS
- a CDS encoding AMP-binding protein — protein: MPLSPSAHVDTFCRDRLPPVDQWPELHFDLPELTYPERLNCAEELLDASVRRFGADRPCLRTPSETWTYGDLLRRVDQLAWVLVEDHGLVPGNRVLLRGPNNPWLVAAWLAVLKAGGVVVTTMPLLRPVEIAALVEITEPDLAICDHRFTEDLATAAPALPLLVYGGELEARCAAKPAPFPAVPTAADDVALLAPTSGTTGRPKATMHFHRDVIAIADTFSARVVAPRPDDVFTGTPPIGFTFGLGGLVVFPLRAGASSLLLERASASELADAIAAHGVTALFTAPTAYRAMLAAGKAPALTGLRRCVSAGEHLPPAVWDEFHRATGIRIIDGIGGTEMLHVFISAADDDIRPGSTGRVVPGYRAAVLDEEGSPVPDGVPGRLAVTGPTGCRYLSGDRQQAYSQGGWNITGDTYIRDADGYYWFQARSDDMIISAGYNIAGPEVEQALLGHPDVMETAVVAAPDLDRGSVVQAFVVLRDGVTGDAAKVAELQSHVKAVIAPYKYPRRIEFAASLPKTASGKLQRYRLRDLAAGLT
- a CDS encoding enoyl-CoA hydratase family protein → MSPYRGSVPLTEDWRHFRLERADGVATVTLDRPDKLNALTFEAYADLRDLLAELPQRGDTRVLVLRGEGRAFCSGGDVNEIIGETLKMGSRELLEFTRMTGEVIRAMRECPIPIIVALHGMAAGAGSVIALAADFRVATPAARFAFLFTKVGLSGADMGAAYLLPRLVGLGHATRLLMLGDTIGAEEAERIGLISSLVEDLDGAVGELAARLASGPAQAYAQTKSLLTREQDMSLSGALELDAMTQALLMNGQDYAEFHAAFNAGRQPRWQGR
- a CDS encoding acetamidase/formamidase family protein, with the protein product MHVKRTETHATWDRDIAPIATITPGDEITVETADAGDGQLHAGSTAADVPGLDFGRVNPVTGPFAIEGARPGDALVIDILEISVGSWGWTASIPGFGLLAEDFPDPYLRISTIADGRAELLPGVSVPVVPMIGTIGVAPPEPGPHPMVPPSRWGGNLDVRHIGPGARLVLPVGVDGALLSLGDAHAAMGDGEVAGTGVETEAVVRLRVEVLPGEAPGTPIIETHPRTHRTGAALATTGVGPDLMEAAKEATRALVREVVRRTGLSAADAYLLASVAADLKISEVVDMPNWVVSAHLELDYLG
- a CDS encoding YciI family protein is translated as MAKYLLLIHGDEREWAAMSAQERQELDEGHRAFVAAAGAAVLDARELEPASVATTLRADPAGRPTATDGPFLETKEAVGGYYLVEAGDLDEVMGLAARLYEASAGHSGVEIRPVVDHG
- a CDS encoding proline iminopeptidase-family hydrolase is translated as MTEGHVDFRGYRTWYRVTGSLDADKAPLVVVHGGPGCTHDYLDSLTGLADTGRAVIHYDQLGNGGSTHLPDKGADFWTVDLFTAELDNLVAELGIAGRYHVMGQSWGGMLAAEHAVTRPVGLRSVVIADSPASMELWLAAANGLREQLPADVQATLLRHEEAGTTDSEEYAAATRVFYDRHVCRIPWPEEVARTFAAMDEDPTVYHTMNGPSEFHVVGTLKDWTIIDRLDRVTAPALLISGRYDEATPEVVQPYADRIPDVRWQIFENSSHMPHVEEKDACLEAVAAFIAEHD
- a CDS encoding SDR family NAD(P)-dependent oxidoreductase; protein product: MTARTCLVTGAGRGIGGVIAARLSADGHRVALNARGREGLEAVAGTLPGPSLAVPGDVTDPAAVDEVFGAVEREWGPVEVLVLNAGTGVSAPLARTTDEDWQHMLDLNLTAPFRFLRRAVPAMTERGWGRVVVIASVAAKRGAPYISAYAAAKHGVLGLVRSAAAELAGTGVTVNAICPGYVDTPMTGHTVAGIAAKTGRTEEQARAALVRQQPIGRLITTGEVADAVDLCVRSAAITGQGINVDGGAVQS